In Caulobacter segnis ATCC 21756, the sequence CAGCGCGTTCATCCGGGTAAGGATGTCGGCGATGTTGGACAGGGCGCCGTCGGCGGTGTTCAGCACCGAAGTGCCGCTGGTGACGTTGGTGGCGGCTTGGTTCAGCGCGGAGATGTCAGCGTTCATGGACGTCGCGATGGCCAGGCCAGACGCATCGTCCTTGGCGCTCACGATCCGCGAGCCGCTCGACAGCTTGGCCAGGGATTCGCTCTGCGCCGCTGAGTTGTTGTTCAGGTAGCGCAGGGCGGTGTTGGCCGCCGTATTGGTCGAGATAACAGGCATTTTCTAATCCGCTTCTCTTCGGAAGCCGGGCGGGGAAAGTCCCGACCGGGAAGCGTCGACCGCGGTTCTTCGCGAACGGGCTTCACGGATTGAACGGCGCGTGTCGTCCGGATGGGGCGGTGTTTTTCGCCTGCGAATTTTCCGAAAATTTCTGCGCCCCATCCGACGGGGAGCCTCCGTTCAAAAGGTCATCGGCGCCGGCAGGGCGTCGCACCTCTGGAACCCTCGAGGCCTCCGATGACCGCCGTCACCTCCACGACCAGCGCCGCGACGACGACCAGCACGACGTCGTCCTCGTCGAGCTCGCTGAAGCTGGGCACGACCGACTTCCTGAAGCTGCTGATGACCCAGCTGGAGAACCAGAACCCGTTGGATCCCAGCGATCCCACCGAGTTCACCAGCCAGCTGGCGACCTAT encodes:
- a CDS encoding flagellar hook assembly protein FlgD, with protein sequence MTAVTSTTSAATTTSTTSSSSSSLKLGTTDFLKLLMTQLENQNPLDPSDPTEFTSQLATYSQLEQQISMNDTLTTMSDTMSNVLTQVSLLASES